CCTCAATCTCAGAATTCCCTGGCAAAACTCCAGCCCCCATGGAAACAGCCCTGAGGATCTCCATGACTGTGATATCTCCATCTGTGGGGTCCCTTTTCACTCCATAACCATTCTTTTTCCCATTGCAAAACATGGTCCACAATGGTTCATCTAATAGCCTAACCTTGTCTTTATCAGGTCTCTTTTCGCATTCCAGGGCAATCCTCACCATCCCTGAACCTAGCTCCTTCTGCAACACATTGGTTTGTATAGCTAGCTCAACGATTAAAGAAGGATAGCACTTGGAACTTTCTTGTATGGACAAGCTAACCCTACCTTTACGATACCCGAATAATGTTCCGGTCACCCTATTGCCTGAAACGTATCGGTGCTGACCGTCCAGCGAGATCCCTTGGAGGACTGGAAGCTTGCATACAGGAGTTATGATAGGAAAAGATCGGAAAACCGAGCGAAAGACGCGAATAACTTTTGGTTTTTTCTTTTTCTCCGATGGTTGTTGTAAGGTTCCGCGTAGCGGCAGAGGTGGTGGTGCTGGTGGTATTGGCGATTTGGATGAGTCATCTGATGAGGAAGCGGAGCTGCTTGGAGGCATTGGCTTCCCCATTAATGTACATTGACGAACCAAGGAGGGGTGACTgccatgagagagagagagagagagagagagagagagagattggtgGTTTCGATAGGTAATGGTATTGGAAAGGGCATGGGCTAGGTGGCCATTCGATTCTAGTCAATGATCCTATGTTTTTGGGTAGATATACCAGATTTTTAGCTTTTAGATTTTATGGCGGCTAAATATAGCTTATATTATATACTTAAATTGaacattttaaagaaaaaaaaaacttttcaatAAATGAAAAAATTGTAGGTACGGTAATCACATGCTTTTAACGTAAGACATATATTTAACTTTGTTTCAGTGTATCCCCCGAATTGGATTATCAGCACTTGCAaaactaatttatttatttttatggtaAGAAGATTAGCAAATTCACTTTTTTTTATCCATTTAAATTTATTAGTCATTTGAAGCATGCACGTGCATAGTTTGTGCctcaaataatttgtgataagtaagtatttaatatatattaatatatttaaactttgtttgttttaaaaaaatatttttcatattttttaatatttgaagtaTTTAAGAAAATAAGTCAATAAAAAATATTCTTATGatcaaagagaaaatcaagttatttTAAGGAGGAAATCACTTTCCATTCTTTAGaacttgataattttattaaaatttgaaaacacttttatatatatatttatatttttaatattataactaaataataaaaaatgttaTCACGAAAAATttcatatataaataattttcgtgaaacaaACAGAGTTTTTAGTGTCAAATATATGTTGCTAAATCTCTTCCTTTTTAAAAAagatttttaagtttttttatcataataataaatattacaattaatATTTTGAGTCTCTAAAAATTATAGAAATTTtttgtaaaatataattataaaaagattttaatttaaattaaattatttatttcttatattattaTTGACATAATTGGTGCACAAgattttatgtaatttttttaaatactataaatttaaaattttattcttttttatcTTCTTGaagtaaatatatattatatttttaacaaataaattttatttttgtagTTGTAGTCACATTATGGTTAGAGTATGATCAACTGTCAATATTTGTATGTGGGCTAGCTGAACTTCTATTTCCGGCTCCAACCAGGCTCGCAGTAATGGGTCGACCAGTCAAAGAGTAAacctatttaaaattattttaaaaaataaatatttaaatttatctttattattacaattgtataattaaatgaaatggtATTTTTATTGCATAAATTACTGAGgtgttacatatttatttatgatGTGCTGATAGTTTATAGATGACTTGCTACATCctaatggaaaaaagaaaataatggcATGCATACACGATTACTTCATTAATAAAATGTTATGGGATGTTTGAAGAAGACAATTTTATGTATCTGACATTTACATATGAATATTAAGAAAAAAGAAATTTGGTCGTAATTAGGGATGACAATGGGTAGGGTGCCCGTAAAAATTATCTTACCTGAACTCGAGCCCAaactaaattaatatttttaaaacccGAACTCGTCTCAAaactgattaaaatttattttcaactatTCGAATCCGTCCTAAACTCAATTTTTATTACTCGAAAAAACCTAAAACaggtttaattttttatattttaattaataatctacataaaaaattattttattaataatttatattttaaaattttaataatttcataaaattcattttatataaaatgaaatatataaatattataaatattattataaaaaattatatatattttatatttaattaattttttatataaatgggTTCAGATAACGGATGCTCTAAAACATTTTTCAAACTCGAACTCATCCAGACTTGATTATATACTATCTCAATCCGTCTTATTAGGATTTGATCGGATCGGGTACTTGCAAAAATTTGACCCGTTGCCATCTTAGTTGTAACCAAATTGGCACTTCTGATTccataaaacaaaaataattaaggAAATGAGATGGGAGAATCACTAGTGATATGATTACATTGTATGATttgtttatattttgaaaatccaTGTTATGTTGCATTTTCATGTACTTGaatatttttattcaaatatattttattttttaagtagaCTTTTATTCACTAAGCCCTAAACTCACTTTTCTATTCTTATCTCCTCCTTTAGAGACAAGTGTAGAAGATTGTGAAGACAGAGTCAacatattttggctgagttgtagagatttattacctcaattttgctatattatatttatatgtatTTTTGTGAAACTCCTTTTGTGACATGTAGTTTtagtaatattttattattattgtcatTCAATATTTTAAAACGTTAAATATGCATGTTAGGATTGCTACAAGCTTCAAAGTCTGATGTCAACCAAAGTCTTAGTAACAATAACGAGCCTAATTTTGGGGTCATTGCATAgttcttgattttttttaaagtaataatttgatccttaaacttaaattttgttaataaattagtcattattatctaaattgattattaattgtttttaatttaaaataatttattctctaaattaattttatataattatttaaaaaataattatttaaacataaaatttaaatgtaaaggatatttttttaataaaatataacttTAGAgaataaatggtttgaaattaaaAAGCACCTAAGAGGATAAATTAGTGATTGACTTATGAATTTTTGTTATATATAAGAaattggttatatatatatatatatatatatatatatatatatatatatatatatatatatatatatatatatatatatatatatatatatatgttcttcATTCCTTTACTTTTACTTTTATTTCTCTTTtgtttaattttctatttttgtACTATTATTTTTACTTTACTTTATCTTTTAAAATCCGATAGGATACTGTTCACAAGTCACCTTTTATACTGTTCACTTTTACTTTTCAcatgtgaaggagacaagaaTCACTATTCACACATGAAGAAGGCAAGTGGCAAACACTATTCAGAGACTCCAAAATTACAAAACATGCTATCAGCTACTTCTATTTAAGGAGGCTCTTACTCAAGAAGGGCACATCTTCCTAACAACTGGATttatttcaaaactatcttaatttTACAAAACACAATCAGCAGAATCACAACGGATGGTCATAGGAATGGGAGTATTATTCAAGACCAATTGCTTGTTGTAActctccatttgctaatacttctAGAGGTGTTGAAATGATTTGTATATTAACTGGTTTTTGAAAAAACAGTAGTCTTCTTACTTCATGGAGGACTCTGTTTCATAAAAACCTTGCTTCTTTACAATCAGATTTTATAAATGAACTTCATGTAGGAGAACCAATTTCTCCTACTTTTTCGGGCATCACAGAAAATGTTGCAAATGAACTTAATGTACTTGAAAAGGAATttgaaataaatagaaaatatttacATGATAACTTTTATGCTCCCCACAACCAGAAAAAGAGGTtatggtttttcaaaaattttttggaACAATGAAAAGAAATCCAAGAAAGTTTTATGAATTTGTGAATCAATACAAAGATCATATCCTATTCTTTGATTAGTTTGAAATGTATGCTTTCAAAAACAATATTTTATATCCGTTTTCCAAAAAATTTACAAAATCAACAATTCCAATTtcaaaaaattctcaaatttcaaaatctaATCAACAGCATTTACAAAACAATTAAATTGATTTCACTGAAGCGATTAAAGCTCAGCTAAGAAAGTTAGAAGCCTCTACTTTCAAAAAGTACGAAAAGTCTGTAAATCCTGTTACTATCAGAAATAAAACTTCTGAATCGAAAATTTCagataaaagaaaaatacaatctgaacatcctcctcttaggaAGATAAAGATTCCCCATTTAGACCAATCTGTAGAAGCAGCCCCTTACAAAAATGTAAATGAAGACAATTctgtgaatataaaaaatattattcattagaataattttacaaatgctcatttgcatactataggtaagcaattacaaaaaattGAACAAGCCCAACAGGCTGCAATTTCCCTTGTTGAAACTAAGCCtgatacaaaattaaaaaaatccaaTCTTCAAACCTTTCCAAGTTTCCAAAAATAGTGAGAAAGATTTACAAAAACAATTGAACAAGCCCAACAGGCTGCAATTTCCCATGTTGAAACTAAGCCtgatacaaaattaaaaaatccAGTCTTCAAACCTTTCCAAGTTTTCAAAAATAGTGAGAAAGATTTACAAAACAATAATCAATCCGAATTTATAAAAGCTTTAAAAGACTTGCAATCTAGGCTAGAAGATTCAACTTCTACTCCAGTAGCACCTGATACACCTCAACCTTTTCAAAGAAGTGTCAATATAATAGAGAAAGATTCAGATATTCAAAGCTAAGAAACCCAGTCTGTACAAAATGAAGAAGTCCAATCTCCAAGAAATTTATAAATCAATAGGCTTTATTAGCCACGGGTAGCATCGCCCATTCCAATAACAGCTCCATACTTAGGAATAGAAAACAGTCTAAATTTAATGCCTCTACTGTCTATGAATTAGTATGTATGAATacaacatcttgaatttgctccagcaaatgaccatggcagtaaatgcttacaaaacccaaatAGGAACTCCAGATCGAGCTATTGCTGAACTTCTCATTGCAGGATTCTCAGGACAAAgtcaaaggatggtgggattatcatctcacgaacctacaaaaatttgaaattctagATTCCATACAAACTCAAAAAGATGGTACACCTATTCTTGATGAGTTAGGCCAAATAAACCCAGATAAAGTAGCCACCTTGATtgtaacaattttcttacatttctagGTAATCCGTCTCATCTTAAGGATAAAAACGCTGAACTCCTTTCAAATCTTAAATGCAAAAAACTGAGTGATTTTCAGTATTACAAAAACACTTTTcttactagggtaatgcttagagaaTATTCTAATCAACCCTTTTGACAAGAAAAATTCCTTGCAGGACTTCCAATCATTTTAGGAGAAAGAGTTGGGAATAAAATCAAGTATTCAGAAATCAAATCCCGTATAATCaattaacctatggtgaactaATTAGTCTCACccaaaaagaaggattaaaaattTGTCAGGATTTGAAGTTATAAAAACATTTAAAATGGGAGATGAAGAAAACTCGCCAAGAGTTAGAatctttctgcaaacaatttgaaataagaataaaaaaatcCTACTCCAGATTGTGGAGGAAGTTATAGTAGAAAATCTTACAaaaaatcatcccaaaaataCAAAACTCCTTCAAAACTAGAAAAAGATTCTTATTAcaaaaaaactttcaaaaaagACTAGTAAACCTAGTTCTAAATCTAAAATAGATATCAGAAGTCTTACTTGCTATGAGTGTGAGAAAAAAGGCTATACTTCAAATTATTGCAAGTTAATTAAAAAAACTTCATGAACTATAACTGGAGGAAGaacttattaataaaataacCGCTCTGCTAGTTAAAACTGGAAGTGAGTCCAGCTTTTCTGAATACACAGACAGTGAAGAAGCCTTATTGATGAATTAATTACAACTTCATCATCTAGTTCAAATTCTGAAATGGAGAATGAACTACCTACaaaaactaaattaaaaataaatgttctTACAAAAGATCAAAAGTTGCTTCTAAAAattcttgcacaagttcaggatcCTCAACTACAAAAAGAATTTTTAGATAAACTTTAAAATCTTTTGAAGAAAAACCAGTACAAAACCCTTTTATTCTGCCTTCTATTGGTAAAAAGACATATGACCTTACAGCCATATTAGGTAGAAAGAAGACTCCAAAACAAACAACAATTTTAGTCCAAAGCCTTCAAGAAGAAATAAAAACCATTAAGGTTGAGCTTAAACAGCTTAGAGAAAAATAGGCACAGGACTCAGAAGCAACCCAGCTTCTGCTTTCAAAACAAACTAAAGAAGAATCTGAACAAGATGAAGAAGATAGTTTGAAAATTCAAAAtcttgaaaattttgaaaaagctcaaaaatattttttttccatcCTTAATGAGatctttttttagaaaatatttgataaaattgacAATAGTTTTCTCAAAAGATTTCAAAATTGATATAATTAccttatttgatacaggtgcAAATTTAAACTGTATTAAAGAAGGTATTGTTCCAAAACGTTTCTatgaagaaataaaagaaaatatttcagcagcaaacaattccaaaataaaaatcaaatataaaaccGAAGCTTCGATAGCTAATTCAAATCTTCTTCTAAAAGCTTCATTTGTTTTGGTAAGAGATATAAATCATAGAGTTATTTTAGGGACACCATTCATTAATTTGATAACTCCCTACAAAGTAaactatgatagtatttcttttaaaataaaaaataaaaatcttgtttttcCTTTCATTGAAAAACCCAAAATAAAGAATTTGGATATCATAAAAGCCTATTCTATTTATGATAATCAAATAATGTTTTGGCATAGAAAACAAGATAGAATTTCCAAAAAGATATTTATTTACAAAATGATTCTGATTTCAAAAATTATTACTTATTTCAAACTAATTCCTGTGAGTTTTTGCAAATGGCAGGATCTTCAAACAGTGGTGATTTGGTCCACTTTGGACCCATAGTTCTTTCAAAACCCTTGCTCAAAAATTCAGAATTAATGTAGTCAGAACTGCATATACTCCTTCAGAAAGGCACCAATGTTTATTGGATAATCTTTGGACTTTAATACAAAACAAAAGATTTGGAGTAACAACTCTCAATGCTCTTTGTATTGAGTTTGAAGAGACTAATAAATATGTGGCTGACCTTATTAGTAGAATTAAGAATCATGAGGATCATATTCTAGTAGCTCAATCATTCATCGAGTTTttacaaaaataaattttcaaaaatacTCATACATCCAGAATTAATCCATTAGACCCATACATCTATTTaccaaaatcatcaccttgaattacaaaaaAAGGTaactgaaggcctaggatccccactgggtTCTAGtgtaaaaatacaaaaataaaaacCTGAAGGCTTAGGATCCCCACTagattctagtgtaaaattaccattggccccactGGTCAATGAGAAAAATTACCACCATAGTGAAGTCATTTTTACTTCACTTGATGCAAACAGGTCTTTAGAAGAATTTCAAGCCCGgtgtcatatgaagaaatttagacaaCAGGTTCTTAATggtcttcctcaagagatccGAGAAAAAATCCTACAAAGCATCATCCAGTTCAGAACAAAAGAACAACTGGATCTATTTCAAAACTGTTTTAATTTTACAAAACGCAATCAGCATAATTACAATGAATGGTCATGGGAATGAGAGTACTATTCAAGATCTCATTTTCATTATACTCAGGAACATCCTAATAGGATTCCTATTGCCTATCCAAATTGTGAACACAGCTTAGATTTCAGCATCCCTTGCTTCACAGTAGCTTGGCTATCAGGAATCCGATATCCTGATCCAAAACAGCTAGTCAAGTGTGGTATGTTAGTTGCAGTCTGAGTTACAAAATCTGATTGTGAAGAAGCAAGGTTTTTAGGAAACAAAGTCCTCAGAGAAGTAAGAAGACTACTGTTTTTTCAAAAACCAGTTAATATACAAATCATTTCAACACCTCCAAAAGCACTAGCAAATAGAGAGCTACAATAAGCAATCCATTGCTTTTATCTGGATACAAAAATTCTATCTCTCTATCATCCTCCAGAGTGGCCATGCAAACATGAAGACCATCTTACTCAGTTTAACAAATGGCGAGCATAGACAGTTGTCAACAACTGGCAAAGATATCACTATCCAAAATATATACCAATTCATAGATATTTGTTCATTATGAACATTTGCCAGCTCCACAACCTTTTCCTATTGAAATAATTCAATATGAAAAGGATGATGACTTCCCATCTGACTCGTCAAAAGATGAGATGAGCGAGGACGATGAGACATGGTACAATTTACAAAACATGATGGAGGGATAAGAAGGGGTGGTCCCAGCTCCActccaatttcaaaaaaaaaagtatGAGAAAGACCAGCAAAAGAAATTTATGATAGCAAAACTATCTTTTCGTTCTTCATTCCTTTACTTTTACTTTTATTTCTCTTTTGTTTAATTTTCTATTTGTGTACTATTCTTTTTACTTTACTTTATCCTTCAAAACTCGACATCCTTCAAAACCTGATAGGATACTGTTCACCTGTCACCTTTTGTATTGTTCACTTTTACTTTTCACATGTGAAGGAGATAAGAATCACTATTCACACGTGAAGAAGGCAAGTGGCAGACATTGTTCAGAGACTCTAAAATTACAAAATATGCCATCAGCTACTTCTATTTAAGGAGGCTCTTACTCAAGAAGGGGGCATCTTCCTAGCTTGGGCATCTCTCTCATTCACACA
This sequence is a window from Hevea brasiliensis isolate MT/VB/25A 57/8 chromosome 10, ASM3005281v1, whole genome shotgun sequence. Protein-coding genes within it:
- the LOC110657816 gene encoding protein MIZU-KUSSEI 1-like — translated: MGKPMPPSSSASSSDDSSKSPIPPAPPPLPLRGTLQQPSEKKKKPKVIRVFRSVFRSFPIITPVCKLPVLQGISLDGQHRYVSGNRVTGTLFGYRKGRVSLSIQESSKCYPSLIVELAIQTNVLQKELGSGMVRIALECEKRPDKDKVRLLDEPLWTMFCNGKKNGYGVKRDPTDGDITVMEILRAVSMGAGVLPGNSEIEGPDGELSYIRAHFDRVVGSKDSETLYMISPEGNNGPELSIFFVRV